The Raphanus sativus cultivar WK10039 unplaced genomic scaffold, ASM80110v3 Scaffold4493, whole genome shotgun sequence genome segment aGTTACTGAAAGCAGAGGTCATACGTGAGGTAAACGGCCTTTTTGCTCTGATGGCAGGTTTGGATTTGTATAATCCCTATTCAAACGGCCACATGGAAATAAGTTAAATATGCACATCAAATTATATAACCGCAAAGAACATAAAAGAATACCTAGATCGATCGTTGTTGTAATTTACTTGCAGCTCCTCAAGGCTGAAAACGAAAGAGCAGTTCAATACTCACGAgacgacaaaaagaaaaaaaaatggaagaaagCAGAGAGCAATACTTGGAGAACTGGATATCCAACTGACAACACCCGTCATATATGTTACGACCCTGTAGAGAAGTTCTAGCAGAGGCAGCACACTGTTGTGCCTGATACTGTATAAGAGCTTGAAAACCTATACACAAGGTTCAAATGATCAAACTGAGTTAAATGTAACAATTATTGTAGTAAAAGCATGAAAGAAACAAAGTAAAATCTAAGGGAGAAAAGAAGAGGGGGGAGAAAAGAAGAGTGGAGAAGCTGACCAGCAGACTTCTGGAAAGTGACGATCTTCTCCACAAATCCGTAGGGAGAAAAAACTTGATGCAGGACGTCAACGGTGATTGGATACAGCATGTGATGGACTGTGACCAAGAGAATACGATTCGGCTGCGCCCACCCACCACCAGGGATAACaagatagaaagaaaagaagagtgAATAAAAAGAGGGAGAAACAGAAGAGAAAGACACCAATATCTATCTCTAATAAAGATTCTCATAAAAAGGATTCACAAACCTCATCTTCACGTCCATGAATATTCTGCTCGGCTGTTGTCAATTCTTGGTGAGACGAGAATTGGATATACACATTCCTTCCTCTACAGTTAGTTGATAACAAGAATTACTAGTGGTTGAAACAAGGAGAggactctatatatatataagaatatcaAACCTTATGGTTGGCTGGACAGTAGTGAAGAACTGAAGAGCAGTGATTGCTGAAGAAACATCTTGCATCTGGAGAAGAGCCTAAGTAGagaaataaaattcttaaaagtaagttcagagagagagagaagaaagaagcaTTATAGAAGACCTGATTCTTTGCCCTGAGCATCACGAGCTTTGTTATGACACCAAACGGTTGGAAAAGCTGAAGCAAATCATTCTGTTTTGAACAAtaaaactttattatataaaatctagaaactgaaaagaaaagagagaggggGGAGGAGAGGAGAGGGTTTTTTACTTCAGAAATCTCGTGTCCAACATTACGAACATGAATGACTTTGGATGATTCTGCCATTACCAACCTGCAATTCGAATTGGATACAAGTTGTAACCAGAGATGTAGTCCCCAATCAAATTACAAACATCAATAGCATTGGGAAGAAATCGATTCAAAGATTGtaagcaataaaaaaaaaacggaaatATTTATCTCCAAACCGCTGGGAAGGGCCTGTCTGTTTACTCAGATACAgatgaggagagagagagagagagagagagagatagagaaggaACTTGCCTTGTCTGCGAGAGGTTAGAtgggagagggagagagagagagacaagagaagagaagagaagtgtAGATCGAAGAAGGCTTTTTTTTCGTCGTCAATGCCTTTAACCCTATCTCTACTATTTATCTTTATATATCTaagtttttctcttttatttctcCCATTCTCAACTTTATAAATTCATTATAATAATAAGTAACATTCTCACAATaggttaaaaaaaatctagaattaataaGTACACAAAATtatccttttaatattttctaacttttgtttctaaaaatatttgattttaaaatgatataaattacctaaattttatatatttaaattcttctctctttttcaaaattatttgataaattgtTATGAATTGAAAATATGATAacatataaatgtttattaagATCAATTCGGTAAAATGACATcgaaatattaaaatgaaaaaaaaagaaactagaaGTTTAATTTTGAGTTCAACACAAAcagtaaaatattttgtttacatttatattaatttcatattaataattaataactaatgaTTTTAATGAGGTCATATATTTATCTACAAgcactaataatttttaataacttattaaattatattagggTTTTGCATTGATCCAACTTGAaacttatgttttattaatttattgtgtTCACTAAtatatcgagtattaatttacaaaatttattttattgtgtaACTTTCCACTAATAGCCTATTCTAAACATATCCATTAAGAAAACCCATTTACTTCAAATTGCACATAGGAGCTATTAAAAAAGATTTTGGAGTAAAGGTCATTTGTAACCAATTTGGAGTAAAGGTCATTTGTAACCAGTTTAGAAGTTCTAGATTTTGGAGTAAAGGTCATCGACTTGAATTAATCACAATGAACTTATGTTGCTGGACAGTATTAATGCCAACCATTCTTTGAAAATAAATCCCTTTCTTATTAAAAGGGAAACATTTTTAGAGTGTAACCTTTGTTTGGTATTATATTCACAATTTTGCTATTTTTGCTGATGTGTCAGCTCTATAATTCTCCTCGATCTTTTTTATAATTGACCAACATTTACTAGAAAATTTACATAATATGCCACTGTGACTTTATTAATTCCGGTCgttcatatacatatattaatgtGATCATTTCTCTCACACATCGctttgaaattattattatctACGAACCTCTTGcatgaatatatgtatattgatcTCTTCCACTGAAAACCTACAATATAGTATACAAGTCAAAATCAACTAATCTTATGGTTTTGATATGAACATCTAATAAACTCGCGTTGTTCATGTCTGTTTATTTGACACATTTTATACGGAAAAATTTCAGCTTGACACATTGTATGTCACatttttgtgaaacaaaaattatacTGAGAAATATAAGCAAAATTGACACATGTTTGTTCTAAAATGATTTTCAGACTGCCGGGGTTCGTATACAAAGGATGTAAGTATGAACAAGTCAAAATTCATGGGTTTGTTTTTTTAGTCTGTATTATATTATGGTTTTACATAGATTTATGTGTTTAAATtgagtaaaaactaaaaagagataacttataaaaataaaaatgggtATGATTTCGCTTTAGTTAACTTAATGGTTTGGTAGGACACAGTCATTTGATAGCAAATTGGCTAACATTGATTTAAGATGTTTTGTGTctttttgaatataataaacTGAATTTATATCAAATTCAAATTGTGCGTGTTCGTAAAGCTAAATAGTAACTTTCAAATCGAAAATTTGCACGTTTTTGGAAACAATTTATGTATAGAGTAATGCAAAGTTCTTTTATGAAGTTTTAATGGAAACAATAATATACAGTTAATGTGAGTttctacaaatatattataccagacataaatatatataggtCATTGACTGTTTCTCTGCGACTTTTTCCCTTCTTATTAACCAATGAGCAATTTTTGAGActaacatttgttttgtaagttatttacaGGTGTGCCATGCTGATGTGACAGCACCATATTCATTCTCAGCCTATTTGTATACTTACCCTTAATTCACTAGAATAATTACATACGAATGCCATTGCGATACATGTGAATAATcgacttatataatatactctTATCGTTGAACATAACCAAATTATTCGCATTCAATTTCTGATACATCCGTTTATAGCAACCTTAATTTACTGCATTTAATTTCGTGTAGTAATTAAATGCCTTTAATTTATTGTGTTTAGTTTCGTGTGTACATATATAACAACTTTTGTTGAGCGACTTTAATTTGGTCTCGATTTTGGTAACTACTATGATTGGCAATTATGATCCGTCCATAATGATTAAACAATCATTTCTTTTATCAttcattcattttcaaaataggTAATTATGCTGTCATTCTATGATTGGCAATTATGAGTCAAAAAATATCGGGTATTAATTGCATAATACTATCGGAAAAAAACTTCGTGCCCAAGATATAAACCTATATATAATGATAGTGGAGGTCATTCCGAACAAAATAAGTCGTGTAGAGCAAATGTAAGTGTGATTATATAAGGTTTCCATTACTTTTATTGCCTTATAATTCGTTGACATGTTACTCCTTTTTATTGTCTGAAACATATCCGTCTAATGGTTTCCAGAGTTTTAACCATAGCATTTTCAAGCGATAGACTAAGAATCGTAGTGGAACTTTATCTTTCTAATTTACAGGTTTTTTtaagagaaattcttgggttcacccctagagtgaacctttaggttcacccaaccaataggatttcgttatttcatatcagtatcttttaaaaaaggaaacaaaatattaatgtcaagttttattatgtttctaaaataaaaaaataaatagaaaataatagtagtcgcaaaaaaagattttatatttaaaataccgtcagcaaaacacttaacactaaatcataaaccttaatatttttaaactcaaaaataaaactaataaaattaatattaattgcaaacaaaaatacgttttagaaaaatatatttttaataccatcagccaaacactaaaccctaaaccctgaatcttaaaccttaaatccctgggtaaaccctaaatccttgggtaaatcataaacccaagtatttatgatttacccaagggtttagggtttacccaggggtttagggtttaaaatttagggtttagtgttttcccaaaagtttaggatttagtatttatgatttacccaagggtttatgatttacccaagggtttaggatttagtatttagggtttagggtttagtgttttgctgattttgttaaaaatattaaaaaaaaatccaaagatttaagatttatccaaaggtttaccatggatttaaggtttatgatttagggtttagtgttttgctgacggtattttaaatataaaatatttttttgtgattactattattttctatttattttttattttaaaaacataataaaacttgacaatattttgtttccttttttaaaagatact includes the following:
- the LOC130507425 gene encoding polypyrimidine tract-binding protein homolog 3-like (The sequence of the model RefSeq protein was modified relative to this genomic sequence to represent the inferred CDS: added 155 bases not found in genome assembly), which gives rise to MAESSKVIHVRNVGHEISENDLLQLFQPFGVITKLVMLRAKNQALLQMQDVSSAITALQFFTTVQPTIRGRNVYIQFSSHQELTTAEQNIHGREDEPNRILLVTVHHMLYPITVDVLHQVFSPYGFVEKIVTFQKSAGFQALIQYQAQQCAASARTSLQGRNIYDGCCQLDIQFSNLEELQVNYNNDRSRDYTNPNLPSEQKGRLPHPGYGDAGVAYPQMANTSAIAAAFGGGLPPGITGTNDRCTILVSNLNTDSVDEDKLFNLFSLYGNIVRIKLLRNKPDHALVQMGDGFQAELAVHFLKGAMLFGKRLEVNYSKHPNITPGTDSHDYVNSNLNRFNPGYGRRDGGGGGYGGGRGGGGYGGGGRRDGGGYGGGDGGYGGNSGGGGGGW